In the Pirellulales bacterium genome, CGGCCCGCTCCGCTCCGGCTCGCTGGCGCTCGCCTCCGCTGCGCAGGCCGTCCCACGGCGGTGACAATTTCATTCTCCGTCGTACCCACGGGTACGTCGATCACTCGCGCCGAAGAAACATACAAGGGTTCCGTCCGCCGCTGGTGGACTGCACCCTGGGCTTGGCTCCGCCGGCCTTTCAGGCCGATGCCTAGCGCTACGGTTCTTAATCTGGCGCACTACTCGGGGGTTACCTGCCATGACGACGCTCACACGTGAACGGTTCTTAAGCGTTCGGCGCAAGTTGCTCGCGTTGACTCCGCACCATCCGCTGAGCGGCGGCGAGGGCCTCGCTGTCTTCCAAGTCCCAAACGCCGCCGGCGTCGATCCGCCCGGCGAACATGGCCAGATTCCAAAGCAGTTGGCCCAGTCGGCAATCGGAGTGAAGATCTCCTAAATCGGCGATGGCCTTCAGCAGTTCTGAACGTGTCGGATCACCGTTCATCGCAGGTCTCGTCTGTGCAATCTATCACCCACGGAACCCTTACGCAAACATCGGCGCACGGTGCTCAGGTTAACCCCAGCGGCCCCTCGCCGCAGAAATCGGTGTTGCCGAATTTCTTGATCCGATGGTCGAATCCGTGTGCCAGCGCCATCAGCAGCCGATTGTGCGGCACCTTGGAGAATTTCAGCGAGCGGCCCATCTTGAAGTCCAGGCCGTTGCCGACCAGCACAAAGGGGATGTTGTCGAGCGTGTGAGAATTGCCTTTGCCGAGTTCGTTGGTCCAGAGCAGCAGCGTGTTGTCGAGCAGGCTGCCTTGGCCCCCCGGCTCCGGAGTTTCGGCCAGCCGCTTGGCCAAATAGGCAAGCTGCTCGCACCACCATTTGTTGATTCTGGTGAGCTTATCGACGGCCTTTTCGTTCGAATCCGGCTCGTGCGACAATTCGTGGTGCCCCTCGTCCACTCCGATCCAGCGCATCTTTGCCCCGCCCACGGAGTTGGTGAATTGCAGCGTGGCAACGCGGGCGAAATCGTTCGTGAAGCTGTTCACCAAGAGATCGATCTGCATCTTGCTGATGTGCGGAATCTGGTCGTTCTCGCGCTTCACGCCCGGATCGACCTCGGGCACGGCATGACCCACGTCGGACGTCGCCCGCAGCTCTTGCTCCATCTCGCGGACAAACGTGGCATGTTCGTCGAGGAGCCGGCGGTCGTCGGGGCTGACCGCGCCGCTGACCTTTTTCAAATCGTCCTTCACGTCGTCGAGCACGCTCACCAGCATCTCACGGTCTTTCACTTTGCCGTAGAGCTTGGCGAACATCTGATAGGGATCGTCGATCGGCGTGACCGGCTTGTTCGGCCCGGCGTAGACCATGCGGGTCCAGGTGTCGGCGTGGTCGGGGACCATGACGCCGAATTCGAGGGTGCCGAACCGAGTGCGCGTGGCGTCGTTCTGTTGCAGGTGCAGCTTGATCTCTTGGTCGATCGAGACGCCGCTGGCCCAGCCCGCGGGCGTGTCGGAACCCCCTTGGATATTGCCGGGATAAAGTTCCGCTCCGGTCAGCAGGCAGCCGATGCCGCGCATGTGGTTGTCGCCGTCGCCGCGGACCCGATCACACACGCCTTTGAGCACGAGCATCCGATCCTGAAACGGCTCGAGCGGCTTGAGGCTCTCCTTGAGCGTGAACTTCGCCCCCTCTTCGTCGGGCCAGAAGGCATCGGGGATGACGCCGTTCGGGCTGAACATGATCACCATCCGCTGCTTCCGCCCAGCCTGATTGGCGAAGGCAAGGCTCGGCAGATTGAGGATGAACGGCAGCGAAGCCGAACCGAGACCGAGCGTGCGAAGAAACTCGCGGCGTGTTCGTGACATGGTGGACCTCATTCTTTTGTCATTCGTGCTTCGCCAGTCGTAACTTTCCCACCAGCCAGTTTTGCGTCGTGCGGAGTGATCGCCGAAGCGGCCATCGTCGCGACAGCGAGCTTGCGGATATTGTAGTCGTTTTTTGCGAACGAGCGGCGCAGGTCGTCGAGCGCGGTGGGGCCATAGGCTCGAATCGGTTGTTGCACGAGGTTGTGAAACATCTGCTCGACGAAAGCCGATTGGGCCTCGTCGCTATCGACTAGGAAGGCCCCTAGCTCGCGAGCATTGTTCACTGTCACCGCCTTGCCCGAACGCGAGTGATAGACGCCGGTCGAATCAACCGGCTTGCCGTTATCCTGCTCGCGATAGCGGCCGACCGCGTCGAAATGCTCCAGGGTGAAGCCGAGCGGATTGATGATGCCGTGGCAAGCCATGCAGGTCGAGGCTTGCGTTTGCAATGACACCCGTTCGCGCGTGGTCAGCGTCGGCTGCAATTCGGGCGAAAGCGGGGCGAACGCCTCCGGCGGCGGACGCAGCGATAGGGCGAGCACGCCGCGGGCCAGAAACACCCCGCGGAGGATTGGCGACGTTTCGCTGTTATGCGCGAAGCTGGTCATCAGGAACGGATGCGTGAGCACGCCGGCCCGCTGATCCGCGTCGAGCTTGACTTTGGTGAACCCAGCTTCGGCCGGCAGATCGGCGCCGTAGAACTTTGCCAGCCGGCCATTCAAGAAAAGATAGTCGGCGGAAAGCAGCTCGCGAAAATCGGATTTCTCCGACCAAACCACGTCGTCGAGAAACAACTCGAGCGACGTTCGCAGATCGGCGATCATGGCCGCATCGAAGCCGGGGAATTTCTTCGAATCCTTGGCTACGTCGCGGGCTTGGTCGGCCTTGACCCAAGTGAGCAGGAAATCGTGCAGCTTGGACTTCGCCCGCAGATCGCCCAGCATTCGCTCGGCCTGCCGGGCGACTTCTTCTTTCTTTGACAGCCGGCCGGCCTTGGCCTCGTTGAGCAATTCTTGATCGGGGATCGAGTCCCAGAGGCCGAAGGACAACCGCGCGGCGGCATCGTAGCCATCGGCGCGGCCTTCAATTTCGCGGTAAAGGAAGCGCGGCGATTTCAGCGACCGCAGCACGACGCGCTTGACGGCCAAGTCGGCGTCCTTGGCGGCATCAAACTGCTTATCGACTACGGCTTTCAGCTCATCCTCCGCGAGCGGGCGGCGGAAGGCTCGCTCCGCCAGCGCCCGGCAAAACGCCCTCAGCTTGTCCGCCCGGTCCTTGGCATCATCGCTGGTACCGGCCAGCTCGTTCGCGTGCGCCGCGACGTAGTCGGTCGTTTCGATGGCCGCCTCGGTAGTCGCTTCGTCCCATTCCTTCGACACGGTGGTGCCGCGTTCCCAGCCGTAGCTGCGATCGTCGGGCGGGAAGCGGGTCGCGCAGACGAAGAGTTCTGGCGCAGAGGCCGTCGAAAGCTGCCGCGACGGGATCGGCTCCTCGGCCCCTAGCGGCCGCTTCCACTTGAGCGCGATTGAGGCGGGGGCGGGTGGGGCCGCCGGCTTATCCTTGTGCTTCTTCGAATCGTCAACCCCTTGCTTCGATTTCGAGAATTCGAGCCGCACGGGATATGCCCGGCCGCCGACGAGGAACAGCGACCCCTTGTATTCCGTGTCGTTGCCCGACTTCACCCAAGCGTCGATCAGCGGATGGCGATCGTCGTTGACCCACAGCTTCGCCGCATGATCGGTGTGAACGACGAAGTCGTACTCGCCCGTCTCCTCGGCCAGCAGCGAGCCGTTCCAGCGGATCGAGAATTCATGCGCGTCGACCTTCTCGGCCACGGGTGAATCGGCGCCGAAGTCGAAATTCACCTGCGGATCAATTCGCTCCAGCACCCGCGACTTGTCATTGATGTGGCGGCCTTGAAAGTATTCGGCCTTCAGCCCGCGCTCGTTTCCCCAGTTGGGCATCCAGCGGAAGCTGCCGACCAGGTCGGCGACGGCCTGTCGATATTGGCGGACGGTGAGCCGCGCGAGATCGATCCGCGCGGGCCGATTTCGATCGCGCGCCGCCGGCGAATACATGGCATTGTAAACGAAGCCGGCAACTTCCTCGGCTTCCTTCTTGGGCAGCGAGCCGGGATCGTCGTCGGGCATGGTCTCGCCGATCAAATCGACGAGCTGTGCCAAACTCTTGTCCCCCGCGAGCTGCTCGCGGTGCTTTTTCGTTCCCTCGCCCTGTGCGCCATGGCAAACGGCGCACTTCGTTTTGAAGATCGCCTCGCCGGTCGGTTCGGCAGCCGCGGCGGCCAAAGGGGCAACGAGTAGCAGAGGCGCCAAGCGCCCCAAGAGCGAGCGAAAACAGCCGCGCAAGATCGGCGAGTGAAGCTGCATGGATTGTCGATCGCCCCAGACCCAGTCGGGTCGGCATGAGGGGCATTGGCGGGAGTGAATGTTTGGTCGCAGCGTCCCTTAGTTTCCCTTCTTGCGCGGCAATTGTCAACATTTCCATGTGCTGGGAACCTGCGATTAAGGCGCCGGCGCGCTCCGAATCGTTTAACCCGGAGCCAACTGCGACGGCGACCCGGGTCATGGCGCCGTCGCCGATGGCTCCGGGTTAAACGATCTGCTGGACAAGCCGGCAGCAGCGCCCGCATAATTGGTACTGAATTCTGATCGGTCGGGCGTTTCCGACTAAATCCAAACCAACGACACGCAAGGTCAATCCAATGCGTACCCATACCAAGGTGATTTTTTGGTTGGTGTTTTCACTGTTCGCCATTGCAGCAAACAACTTGACCTTTCTTTTTGCCGACAAGCCGGCAAGCGATGCCGCTCAAGAAAAGCCGGCCGCGCATGCCGAAGCGAAGAAAGCCGACGCGAACAAGGAAGAGTGGCATTCGATGTTCGACGGCAAATCGCTCGGGGATTGGAAGCCGAGCAAGTTCGCCACTCAGGGCACGGTCGAGGTGAAAGATGGCCGGATCGTCCTCGGCTTCGGCGACGGCTGCAGCGGCATCACTTGGAGCGGAAAGTTTCCCAAGACCAATTACGAGATTCGCTTGCAGGCCATGCGCGTCGATGGGAGCGACTTCTTTTGCGGGCTGACGTTCCCCGTCGGCGATGATCCGTGCAGCTTCATTTGCGGCGGCTGGGGCGGCGCGGTCGTCGGGTTATCTTCGATCGACGGTGAGGACGCCTCCGAAAACGGTACGACAAAAGTTAAGGCCTTTGATGACAACAAATGGTACACGATCCGCGTGCGCGTCACGAAGCATCGCATCTCGGCCTGGATCGACGGCGACCAGATGGTCGATCAGGGACTCGTCGATCACAAAATCTCAATCCGCTCCGAAGTCGAAGACTCGAAGCCGCTCGGGATCGCGTCCTGGAAAACCACCGCCGCCGCGCGCCAAATCGAATGGCGGAAGCTGACGGAGGATGAGGCGAAGGAGGAGAAGTTGAAGTGAAGGCCGAACTGCGCTCATGGAGCAGGAGCGCCCCCGGCCAATCGCGCTTTCACGGTCGCTTCATCATCATCGGTCAGGTTGGCTTCGATTTCGTCAAGATGCTCGTGAGCGTAGGCCAGCGCGTCATGCACATCGGCCGGCTTGAGCGGCGGGTATTGCTGAACGATTTCTTCAACGTTCATCCCATAGCGGTAGCAGGTTAAAACGGTCGCGACCCGAATCCGCGTACCTGCGACAACAGGTTGCCCACCACACCGCGCCGGGTCTTTTTCGATGTTGCGGTAATCCAGCTTCGGCATGGTCGGGTGCTCCTGCACTTTGGTCGAATCTTTACCTATCCCCATTGTAGCGACGGTCGCTCACGGGAACCAATCCTGCGGCCGTTACCGGCGCGCCATAGTTTTACCGACTACGGCAGCGGCCCGTATCGACATGGCGGCCTACTCCGCAAGACGTTTCATCGCGCGACCGAAGCGCTTGTGAACCATCTCTAGCGCGTTCTGAAATTTCTTCTCCTCGCCCTTCTCGCGGACCGGCGAGAGAACGAGGCACTGACCGTCCGTAATGACCTCAAACGGTGTCTCCGGCGACACCCGCAGAATCTCCAAGATCGGCTTGTCGATGACGAGCGCGTAACTATTGCCATGCTTCGTCAAGGTCTTGATCATCCGAAGCCTCCGAGTTGTTATCACGACATACTAACATTGTAGCACCCTTTCGGAGTGCAATCAACATTAGATCGAGCGAACTCATTCTTCTTCACTCCGCAACTTCGCCAGCACGCTGTAATCCTCTAGCGTGCTGGTGTCGCCGATGGTTTCCTTGCCGCTGGCGATGTCGCGCAGCAGGCGGCGCATGATTTTCCCGCTGCGGGTTTTGGGCAGGGCGTTGGTGAAGCGGATGTCGTCGGGCTGGGCGAGCGCACCAATTTCCTTGCGGACGTGGCGCTTGAGTTCTTCGCGCAGAGCGTCAGTCGGCTCGCCGGATTTGAGCGTGACGAAGGCGGCGACGGCTTCTCCTTTCAGCTCGTGCGGCCGGCCGACTGCCGCCGCTTCCGCGACCGCCGGATGGCTCACCAGCGCGCTCTCGATCTCGATCGTGCTCAGGCGATGGCCGGCCACGTTGAGCACGTCGTCGATCCGGCCCATGATCCAATAGTAGCCGTCGGCATCTTGCCGGCAGTTGTCGCCGGCCAGATAGCGATGCGGCACCTTGCTCCAATACTGCTCCTTGTAGCGCTCGTCGTCTCCCCAGATGCCGCGCAGCATGCCGGGCCAGGGCTTGGTCATAACAAGCCAGCCCCCTTGCCCGGCCGGAACTGGTTTGCCGGATGAATCGACGATCGCCGGCACGATCCCCGGCAGCGGCTTGGTGCAGCTTCCCGGTTTGGTCGGGATCGCGCCGGGCAACGGGCTCATCATGATTCCGCCGGTCTCGGTCTGCCACCAGGTATCGACGATCGGGCAGCGCTCGCCGCCGATCTTGCGGTGATACCACATCCAGGCCTCGGGATTGATCCCTTCGCCCACCGTGCCGAGGAGCCGCAAGCTCGACAGATCGTGCTGATCGACCCAGGCGTCGCCCCATTTGATGAAGGAGCGGATGGCCGTCGGGGCAGTGTAAAAAATGCTCACGCGGTATTTCTCGATCAGCTCCCAGAACCGCCCCTCGCTCGGCCAGTTCGGCGCGCCCTCGAACATCAGCACCGTCGCCCCGGCCGAAAGCGGGCCATAAACGACGTAGCTATGCCCCGTGACCCAGCCGCAGTCGGCAGTACACCAGAACAAATCCTCGTCGCGATGGTCGAAGACCCATTCGAATGTCTTCTTCACGAAAAGATTGTAACCCGCCGTGGTGTGCTTGATTCCTTTTGGCTTGCCGGTCGAACCGCTGGTATAGAGGATGAACAGCGGCGCTTCGCTATCGAGCGGCATGGCCGGGCAATCGGCGCTGGCGTCGGCCATCAGGTCGTGCCACCAGAAATCGCGCCCCTGCTCCATGTGGACCTGCATTCCGCCGCGGCGGACGACAATGCACTTCCGCACGGTCGGCGATTTCTTCAGAGCTTCGTCTACGTTCGCCTTGAGTGGCAACTGCTGGCCGCGGCGCCAGCCCGAATCGGCCGTAATGAGCAGCTTCGCCTGAGCGTCGTTGTTCCGATCGGCGATCGCTTCGCTCGAAAAGCCGCCGAAGATGACGGAATGGATCGCCCCGATCCGGGCGCAGGCGAGCATCGCGATGGCCAGCTCGGGGATCATCGGCATGTAGATCGAGACGACATCGCCGCGATGGATGCCCTGGTGCACGAGCACATTGGCAAACTTGCAAACCTCGCGGTGCAATTGCTGATAGGTGAGCGTTCGCTCGTCTCCCGGTTCGCCTTCCCAAATGATGGCCGCCTTGTTGCGCCGGGGGCCATCGAGATGGGCGTCGAGGCAGTTGTAGGCGGCATTCGTTCGACCGCCGACGAACCACTTGGCGAACGGCTCATTCCATTCGAGCACTTTACTATAGGGCTTGAACCAGCGCAGCTCACTCGCCAATTCGCCCCAGAAGGTTTCGATATCGGCGTTGGCCTCGTTCCACAGCGCTTCGTACTCGGCCAGCGACTTGATGCGGGCCTTGGCCGAGAATTCGGGACTCGGCGCGAAGAGCCGGGCCTCTTGCATGACGCTGTCCACCTGCCCGCCGCTGTGCGCTGCCATGAGAATCGCTCCTTGGAGCGCCTAACAAATCCGGCGGGGACTGTCCCCCTTTTGCGCAGTCGGCGGAGCAAAACGGGGACTGTCCTCTTCTCCCAGCCGGATTTGCTAGGCGCTCTAAACAGAAATCCGCGAATTGAATTGAACGCGAGTTCGTTCCGCGATTCTAGGGCCGCCGGTCGAGAGGGTCAACGAATGCCGGTCTGCCGGCTGGATGGCGCCGTTCTGTTATATTGACCTGGGTCGACGACGATTTGATCTACACTGCATATGGCGACGGGGCGGGCCTCGATCCGAAGGTGCCGGAGAAACTGAGCCTTGGCTTCGCTCGCATCGAGGGCGGGCCAGACGATCCCAAAGGCGCCAATATTCGCTCGACGACAGGCGAGCAAAAAGGGAATGGACCTCGCGGACGCAAGGCCAGCGGCTTGCTCATGGTCGACGGTGTGCTGTACATGTGGGTTCGGAACGCCGGCAATTCCCAGCTCGCCTGGTCCGAAGACCACGGCAAAACGTGGTCTTGGAGCGATTGGAAGTTCACCACCGGTTTTGGCTTTCCGACTTTTCTCAATTCTGGAAAGAACTACGCACATGCTCGCGACGAGTATGTCTACATTTATTCCACGGATGCAGACAGCGCCTATACTCCCGCCGATCGGCTCGTCTTGGCGCGGGTTCGCAAGGATCGAATCAGGGACCGCGCAGCCTACGAATTCTTCGCCGGCATGGACTCGACATCGCAGCCGATGTGGACCAAAGACATCCGCCATTGCGGGGCGGTCTTTGAACACATGGGGAAATGTTTCCGCTGCATGGTCAGCCTCGACATCGGTTTGAAACGATATCTGATGTGCCAGGCAGGTTCAGCCCGCCCGGTTGAAGCGGGCTTCGGAGTCTTCGACGCGCCGGAGCCGTGGGGACCTTGGACGACGGTCACCTACACGGCGCACTGGGACGTGAGCCCGGGAGAAACAGCCAGCTTTCCGACGAAGTGGATGAGCGCCGACGGCAAGACGCTCTATCTGGTGTATTCGGGCGACGACAGTTTCAATGCGCCGAGCGGTGCTCACGACGTTCGCTACGCCCGACGGCATGAAATAGTAAAAAAGCACTGGAAGAATTCGCGGATGCTGGACGCGGCGGATAATGCGGATTTATAATCGGCGCTATTGAGGGCTTGGATCGACTCCAGGCTCATTCCAAATGCGAAACGTCGATTACAGCGTTTGGATGTGGCAGTAGCGCTCGATTCGCCGACGACAGCGCCCGTGCGCCTTAGCCAGCCACTTTGGCCGGCAGGTTCAACACTTCGCTAGGAGCAGTTTCAAAACCGCCGGGGAGAAGGGGACAGTCCCCATTTTTCTTCGCGGACTGCGCAAAATGGGGACCGTCCCCGGCGGTTTTGAATCTGCTTCTAGTGAGACTTCGGGCGGCAGACCGGAGAATGAAAGGAGGATTTAATAAATCAGCGTTGGATGGGCTGTGTCGGAAAGTGCAAATCGAGCACTGGCTAACGTCGTTTTGAGGTCTCATTCATTCATTTCAGGAGAAAAGCTCATGAAACGCATGTATTCCATGATCGTCGCCATACTGCTGATCGCGGCGGCGCATCCCGCGATGGCGCAGATTCAGGTAAACACCGACGAGAACGGCGGGGGAACTTATACTTATTTCGGGACTCACAACTGGGGCGGATTCGTGACCAAGTCGTCACCGCCGGTGTATCATCTAGAAGCCGCTTTAGCAGCAGTCACGCCGCCGGGACCGAATCCGATTGTGACTCCCGGTGATGTGATCGTCAACGAAGTCGCGACGGCGCAAATCTCCAGCGATCTGCTCCGTTTCGACAACAATGGCAATCTGACGGTGTTTTCCGATATCGAGGCCAACGAACCTCCACCGCTCGATCTTGCTGACGTTGGCGTCCCCGCGCCGGGAACCAATGTGGTAATTCTTCCCGAGACAAGCCCGTCGGGCGGACCGCCGGTTGAAGGCGGCGTCAACGGCCTGTTTGGATACCAACCCGGGCCGGGCATGCCCGGTGGGTTTCCGAATGGGGTGGCCGGCACGATCAGCTACAACTTCTACAGCGACGGCTCGGTCCCGGAGCCGAGCACGGGAATGATGGCCGTATTGGCATGCGGCTTGGTGTGGTGGAAGCGAAAGTCGTTCAGGCGAATCGTCTAATCAACCGCGGCCTCGTCCGCCTCCAGCGCTGCAATGCGCAGACGCCCGTGCCCGTTCGACTCATCTCGCTCGGGCACGGGCTGTTCGTCGGAGACTAATGGAGCTTCAATGCAGAATTGACGGGTGCCATGGCCACTGCCCTGAGTGGCCATGCCTGGTTCGGCTCATACCCACGTCGACCCGCTGGCGCGGGTGCCCCGCGTGGGCATGGCACCCAACGTGTCAAAACAGCTTTGACGGTCCACTGGTGCGACCCGTGCCAACGGTCTGGCGCGGCGCACGGCCCAGAGATCAACGACGAATTGCCGAGAAACGGCAAAAGCTACACGACGTTGTTGGCTGGGTTCCAGACCGGCTGATCAATTAGACGACCCAACGCGCGGCGCCTCTGGAAGCGGGAGCAGCTTCGGTATGCGCTGCGAGTGTGGCGGCAACGGCGCCCCTTCGCCTTCCGCGCGATCAAGATAGTAATACGCGACGCTTGCGTAGTGGTTCCGCAACGGCTGGCGATCGTCGTTCGGACCGCTGCGGCCATGCTCGATCGTTACGCGTAGCGATTTCGTGAACGGCACGGGATCGAGGATGTGCCAGCGGTAACAGGTATTGAGGATGCCCCGCTTTTCGCCTCCCTTCTCCGGGTTGTCGTACAGCGGCACGCCCGAATAAGGATTCGAGAATGCGTGTTGGAAATCCCAGGCCCCGCAGAAATAGTCCTCGCTGCCGGTTCCTTCGATCGTGGGCTTGCTCGCGCCATCGACGTAGAACTTGTCGTTTCCCTCGCCCCACCAGCCGTCACTGTTGGCCATCACGCTCAAGAACGTGCCGACAAAATGCCCGCGGCCAGCGGCGTCGAGGATGAGGTAGTCCTCTCCCTTGGGCGCGGGAAAGGCCTGGCGATATTGGGTGTGAAAGTAGCGAATATCCGCCGCCGGTTGGTCGTCAAGCCGGTAGTCGATGTTGAAGTAGCAGTTCGCCACCGGCTCACTTCCCTCGTTGATCATCGTCAGGCGGGCCCCCTTGGCAAACGGCATCGGCCAATAGCAGTTCAGAGCCTTCACGCCTCCGATCGCGACTGGCGCACTCTTGTATTCCACGTAGCGGCCGAAGCCCAAGCCAAAGAAGTCGCCCAGAGGGCACTCGATTGCCGGCTTGTCGGCGCCGTCCCAAAAAATCCGCAGCACCAGCTCGCGAAGATGATCGGCGGACTTGCCATTGATCGTAAACCACATGTGCGTGATCCGGCCGTGACCCTCGATCTGACCCAATTCCAATGTTGCGCCCGGCGCGATCGGCCGGTAGTCGCCATTTTTCAAATGGGGATCGGTGCTCGATATTCGAAGCGCTCGGAACGCCTTCGGCTGGGCCAAGTCTTCGGGCACCTGAGCGTTCACCGCGGCCGCGGGCATCAGCAACGACAGAAAACCAACTGCGAAGGATAACCTCAGCCGTGTCATACCGCCTATCCGAAAACCGCCGGGGACTGTCCCCTTTTGTGGAGCGGGCACCAATGCTAGATGGTCGGGAACAAAAGGGGACTGTCCCCCTCTTCTCAGGCGGTTCTCGGATAGGCTCATAATGTCTCCTTCTTCATTGAGCGTTGTACAGACATGTCGCGTCGTAGTTCCTCGCAGTTCCGTACTACAAACGTAGAGTTTCCGCGCGAGCCGCGCGGGTGCCATAGCAGTGAATGGTTTCACCACGAAGACGCGAAGGCACGAAGAATTTGATTTCGTCGTTGTTCTTCGTGTCTTCGTGCCTTCGTGGTTCAACAACGCCGGATTGGTTCCGGCTACGCCGGACTGTGCAGTTCCGTGCAATACTATCCGATCAACGGCCGTCCAAGCAACGGCTGGCGACGATCCGAGAATCGTCGGGTGGAACATCCGCCGCGGCGTCGGCCTACCGCCGGCCCGTGAGCCCCGTCGAAAGGCGACCGCCGGCGAAGGGGACGCATCCCTGCAGGATGCTGTCGCGACCGTCGATCATCCGTCGCTGTCGCGTCGCGAAACGTCGGCGGACAGTGAGCCGTAGACGATCTTCGCGCGTTGGTTTTGACTTGACGCTGCTGGAACGTGCGACTCGACGCGCCTATATTGGGGGGAATCCCAATTCGGCGTATTGTCGGCGATCGGCAATTCAAAAAGCGGGTGGTTTCATGCCCATGACAAAGGCAGAGATGGAGGCGCATCGAGTTCAATACCATCTCGAAATCGCAAAGGCACGCGCGGCGGAACAGGCCGGGTTGTACCGAGAAGCAATTGCGGCAGCTTTGGCCTCGTGGGATCACATCGACGGAATGATGCAGTTTGAGCGGAAGTATGAAGAAGGAACATTCTCAAACATCGATGGCCTCGAATTGGTCCTGAGATACGCTCCCCTTCTGTTCGACTTTGAAAGCCTCGACAAACTGGAGACGTTGCTGAAGATCCAACGGCGAATCGTCAAGAACTCGGCCGGAGATTTACCGGAAAGGCTTGGATCCGCGCGCGAGTTGATGTGGGTCGCCCATCGCATCTGGAACGAGATCGAACGTCGCCCACAGCCATTGCAGCCTCCGACGATTCGAGGTTCGGCGAAAGAGAATGACCGATCGACGGCTGTAACCGACGCATGGGAAAAGATGCGGCTGCTGCATTGGTGTTCCGACGGGACTTCTTACCATTTGGCGTTCTCGACGCAGATGGATCGGGCGGCTTTCGCAAAGTGCCCGGTTTGTGGCGCCGTTGCAAAAGGGCCGAAGAGAGTGTTCTTGGACGAAGTGAAATGCCCGAAG is a window encoding:
- a CDS encoding DUF433 domain-containing protein encodes the protein MPKLDYRNIEKDPARCGGQPVVAGTRIRVATVLTCYRYGMNVEEIVQQYPPLKPADVHDALAYAHEHLDEIEANLTDDDEATVKARLAGGAPAP
- a CDS encoding DUF1592 domain-containing protein, with protein sequence MQLHSPILRGCFRSLLGRLAPLLLVAPLAAAAAEPTGEAIFKTKCAVCHGAQGEGTKKHREQLAGDKSLAQLVDLIGETMPDDDPGSLPKKEAEEVAGFVYNAMYSPAARDRNRPARIDLARLTVRQYRQAVADLVGSFRWMPNWGNERGLKAEYFQGRHINDKSRVLERIDPQVNFDFGADSPVAEKVDAHEFSIRWNGSLLAEETGEYDFVVHTDHAAKLWVNDDRHPLIDAWVKSGNDTEYKGSLFLVGGRAYPVRLEFSKSKQGVDDSKKHKDKPAAPPAPASIALKWKRPLGAEEPIPSRQLSTASAPELFVCATRFPPDDRSYGWERGTTVSKEWDEATTEAAIETTDYVAAHANELAGTSDDAKDRADKLRAFCRALAERAFRRPLAEDELKAVVDKQFDAAKDADLAVKRVVLRSLKSPRFLYREIEGRADGYDAAARLSFGLWDSIPDQELLNEAKAGRLSKKEEVARQAERMLGDLRAKSKLHDFLLTWVKADQARDVAKDSKKFPGFDAAMIADLRTSLELFLDDVVWSEKSDFRELLSADYLFLNGRLAKFYGADLPAEAGFTKVKLDADQRAGVLTHPFLMTSFAHNSETSPILRGVFLARGVLALSLRPPPEAFAPLSPELQPTLTTRERVSLQTQASTCMACHGIINPLGFTLEHFDAVGRYREQDNGKPVDSTGVYHSRSGKAVTVNNARELGAFLVDSDEAQSAFVEQMFHNLVQQPIRAYGPTALDDLRRSFAKNDYNIRKLAVATMAASAITPHDAKLAGGKVTTGEARMTKE
- the acs gene encoding acetate--CoA ligase yields the protein MAAHSGGQVDSVMQEARLFAPSPEFSAKARIKSLAEYEALWNEANADIETFWGELASELRWFKPYSKVLEWNEPFAKWFVGGRTNAAYNCLDAHLDGPRRNKAAIIWEGEPGDERTLTYQQLHREVCKFANVLVHQGIHRGDVVSIYMPMIPELAIAMLACARIGAIHSVIFGGFSSEAIADRNNDAQAKLLITADSGWRRGQQLPLKANVDEALKKSPTVRKCIVVRRGGMQVHMEQGRDFWWHDLMADASADCPAMPLDSEAPLFILYTSGSTGKPKGIKHTTAGYNLFVKKTFEWVFDHRDEDLFWCTADCGWVTGHSYVVYGPLSAGATVLMFEGAPNWPSEGRFWELIEKYRVSIFYTAPTAIRSFIKWGDAWVDQHDLSSLRLLGTVGEGINPEAWMWYHRKIGGERCPIVDTWWQTETGGIMMSPLPGAIPTKPGSCTKPLPGIVPAIVDSSGKPVPAGQGGWLVMTKPWPGMLRGIWGDDERYKEQYWSKVPHRYLAGDNCRQDADGYYWIMGRIDDVLNVAGHRLSTIEIESALVSHPAVAEAAAVGRPHELKGEAVAAFVTLKSGEPTDALREELKRHVRKEIGALAQPDDIRFTNALPKTRSGKIMRRLLRDIASGKETIGDTSTLEDYSVLAKLRSEEE
- a CDS encoding DUF1080 domain-containing protein, translated to MRTHTKVIFWLVFSLFAIAANNLTFLFADKPASDAAQEKPAAHAEAKKADANKEEWHSMFDGKSLGDWKPSKFATQGTVEVKDGRIVLGFGDGCSGITWSGKFPKTNYEIRLQAMRVDGSDFFCGLTFPVGDDPCSFICGGWGGAVVGLSSIDGEDASENGTTKVKAFDDNKWYTIRVRVTKHRISAWIDGDQMVDQGLVDHKISIRSEVEDSKPLGIASWKTTAAARQIEWRKLTEDEAKEEKLK
- a CDS encoding DUF4185 domain-containing protein; its protein translation is MIYTAYGDGAGLDPKVPEKLSLGFARIEGGPDDPKGANIRSTTGEQKGNGPRGRKASGLLMVDGVLYMWVRNAGNSQLAWSEDHGKTWSWSDWKFTTGFGFPTFLNSGKNYAHARDEYVYIYSTDADSAYTPADRLVLARVRKDRIRDRAAYEFFAGMDSTSQPMWTKDIRHCGAVFEHMGKCFRCMVSLDIGLKRYLMCQAGSARPVEAGFGVFDAPEPWGPWTTVTYTAHWDVSPGETASFPTKWMSADGKTLYLVYSGDDSFNAPSGAHDVRYARRHEIVKKHWKNSRMLDAADNADL
- a CDS encoding AbrB/MazE/SpoVT family DNA-binding domain-containing protein encodes the protein MIKTLTKHGNSYALVIDKPILEILRVSPETPFEVITDGQCLVLSPVREKGEEKKFQNALEMVHKRFGRAMKRLAE
- a CDS encoding DUF1552 domain-containing protein, producing the protein MSRTRREFLRTLGLGSASLPFILNLPSLAFANQAGRKQRMVIMFSPNGVIPDAFWPDEEGAKFTLKESLKPLEPFQDRMLVLKGVCDRVRGDGDNHMRGIGCLLTGAELYPGNIQGGSDTPAGWASGVSIDQEIKLHLQQNDATRTRFGTLEFGVMVPDHADTWTRMVYAGPNKPVTPIDDPYQMFAKLYGKVKDREMLVSVLDDVKDDLKKVSGAVSPDDRRLLDEHATFVREMEQELRATSDVGHAVPEVDPGVKRENDQIPHISKMQIDLLVNSFTNDFARVATLQFTNSVGGAKMRWIGVDEGHHELSHEPDSNEKAVDKLTRINKWWCEQLAYLAKRLAETPEPGGQGSLLDNTLLLWTNELGKGNSHTLDNIPFVLVGNGLDFKMGRSLKFSKVPHNRLLMALAHGFDHRIKKFGNTDFCGEGPLGLT